A single region of the Vicia villosa cultivar HV-30 ecotype Madison, WI linkage group LG4, Vvil1.0, whole genome shotgun sequence genome encodes:
- the LOC131597416 gene encoding cytochrome P450 714A1-like, with amino-acid sequence MELEYQWLKKLWWTVGLIVISSVVILLEKVILRPRRIRKMLEKQGIKGPKPSFPFGNVTEMQKIRPQRPESADITEDWVYSLFPYFHTWKQQYGSLFTYSTGIKQHLYVEDGKVIKDLSVHMSPDLGRVEYLNKALLPMLGDGILRANGKSWIFQRNLIIAQLFMSKVKTMVGHMEGSTLEIVQKWERLINESKDKVVEIVIENDLKVLSEDIISKACFGSDYQQGKYIFERLAGIQNKLSKTSTLLGYLNLSFLPSKESKEVWKLKKEVDVLIMNIIHAREKQNQENKNGEKQNDLLQKIIEGVAKEKLLNASGKGTLEPGHDMNQLIIDICKSIYFAGSESTAISVVWALYLLSVYPEWQQRIRDEISEIFGDDAPPSFTDMSKLQKMKTLTMVVLESMRIYGPAVTNSRETFADLKIGDLVLPKGLYLWMFVPLLHRDVDNWGPDASEFKPERFANGLSGACKYPQAYMPFGYGSRFCLGQNFTLTEIKIVIALMVYNFDFKLSPNYVHCPASNFLLVPKHGMKLHVSKRNTGK; translated from the exons atggagcttgaataCCAGTGGCTGAAAAAACTATGGTGGACAGTAGGGTTGATAGTGATAAGCAGTGTTGTGATATTGTTGGAGAAAGTGATTTTGAggccaagaaggattcgaaagatGCTTGAAAAACAAGGTATCAAAGGACCAAAGCCTTCATTTCCATTCGGAAATGTTACTGAGATGCAGAAGATTCGTCCTCAACGTCCTGAATCTGCTGATATCACTGAAGATTGGGTTTATTCTTTGTTTCCATATTTTCATACATGGAAACAACAATATG GCTCATTGTTTACATACTCCACTGGAATCAAGCAACATCTGTATGTTGAGGATGGTAAGGTTATCAAAGATTTGAGTGTGCATATGTCACCTGATCTTGGTAGAGTTGAGTATCTAAACAAAGCATTATTGCCAATGCTTGGAGATGGTATTCTCAGAGCCAATGGAAAATCATGGATCTTCCAAAGAAATCTTATTATTGCTCAATTATTCATGAGCAAAGTTAAG ACTATGGTAGGTCATATGGAAGGTTCAACCCTAGAAATTGTCCAAAAATGGGAAAGGTTAATAAATGAGAGTAAAGACAAGGTAGTAGAGATAGTGATTGAGAATGACCTCAAGGTTCTTTCTGAGGATATTATTTCAAAAGCATGTTTTGGCAGTGATTATCAGCaaggaaaatatatttttgaaagatTAGCAGGAATACAAAACAAGCTTTCCAAGACTAGTACTCTTTTGGGATATCTAAACCTAAG TTTTCTCCCTTCTAAAGAAAGCAAAGAGGTATGGAAACTGAAAAAAGAGGTGGATGTATTGATAATGAATATCATACATGCTCGCGAAAAGCAAAACCAAGAGAACAAGAATGGTGAGAAACAAAATGATCTATTACAGAAGATAATAGAAGGTGTTGCAAAGGAGAAACTCTTGAATGCTAGCGGAAAGGGTACTTTGGAACCTGGCCATGACATGAACCAGTTGATTATAGATATCTGCAAAAGTATCTACTTTGCTGGCTCTGAATCCACTGCTATTTCTGTTGTTTGGGCTTTGTATCTCCTCTCGGTTTATCCCGAATGGCAACAACGTATTCGAGATGAGATTTCGGAGATCTTTGGTGATGATGCGCCTCCTTCGTTTACAGATATGAGCAAACTTCAAAAGATGAAAACG CTAACAATGGTGGTTCTAGAGAGTATGCGTATCTATGGGCCAGCAGTGACGAACTCAAGGGAGACTTTTGCTGATTTGAAGATTGGTGATTTAGTGCTGCCTAAAGGATTGTACCTATGGATGTTTGTTCCATTGCTGCATCGCGATGTTGATAATTGGGGGCCGGATGCAAGTGAATTCAAGCCAGAAAGATTTGCTAATGGTCTTTCGGGTGCTTGTAAGTATCCTCAAGCTTACATGCCATTCGGATATGGGAGTCGATTTTGCTTAGGCCAAAACTTCACCCTGACGGAAATCAAGATCGTGATCGCTCTTATGGTTTACAATTTTGACTTTAAGCTTTCGCCAAACTATGTGCATTGCCCTGCGTCGAATTTCTTGTTGGTGCCGAAGCATGGTATGAAGCTTCATGTTAGCAAGCGTAATACAGGAAAATGA